The following DNA comes from Brienomyrus brachyistius isolate T26 chromosome 16, BBRACH_0.4, whole genome shotgun sequence.
CAAAAATCAAAATGGAAGAAGCCAGACTGAATAATAATGTCATGTCACACTCTCAGATCATGTGCCTTTCCTGACCTGTCAAACCATATCTGCTTTCGGGCGTTCCGCCCACATCTGGCCGGACACGGGACAGATCATGGTTATTCCGGAACCAGCCCACCTCCTTCCGGCGCTGAGCAAGGCCGCGGTGCGAGGGATCGTCCGCCATGCCAAAGTAGAAGGCGGCGGTTCCGGGGACACGCCGCGTGAGCCTGCCGGCCAGCTCTGACCACAGTCAAAAGAAACTGTACACATCACTACAGACGTTTACAGGCTAAATCACATTACCCTGGGCGGCTCCGCTTGTCATGCACCTCTGGCCTCCCTGCCACATTCCTCAAGCCCCACATCCTCCCCCAGGGGATAGAGAGGCACCAGGTCAACGGCACCCATGCACGGGTGAGCCCCAACATGGCCCCTCATATCGATCATATCCAGGGCCTGCTCACACGCCGACAACACTGCTTCCCCTGGAGGACACAGGGCATGGGTAGGTCCTGCTGCGCTCGATATATGTTCAGGACCCTGGATCAGAGGCATGAGGCCTGAAAGACCACATTAAGACAGCGGCATAGTGCGACTCACCGATGTCATCAATGCTCGCCACAATGGTGATCACGGAACGGTTGTAGCCGtggtcattaaaaatgttgagGACTGTGGACCCCTCCCGCCACCCtcctgagaaacaggcaggGTTATACAGTATGTTACCATGATCGCCTGAGAAAGAGCTGAAttcagaatttaaaaaaatgcaatttaacAGCAAGTAAATCGTTATCTTCTACGGCTGTGAACTCACCGTGCTTGTGGAAAACAGCTGCTCTTGCTACCTTGTCCACTATATCCCTATTCCGTGCCTCGGAGATGTTGAGCAGGCAGGTGACCATGCGACGCGTGACAGCGCTGAGAGACATCACTCTGAACCGTGGGGACGTCACAGAGCCCAGGTGCTGAAACGAGTCCTGTCCATTAGACATCTCGGTTCTGTCCACAACTGTATGGACAATGTCATCCTCCCAGTGTCACTGCACTTAGCCTCTTAGTCCACAGAATAATAAAAAGTAACTAACACAAGTTAAAAATTCAGTTTATATTAAACGGTGGACAGAAGTCAGGAGAAGAGAGTGTTTTGGGTAATGTATTTTGCCACAGTTTGCTAATCTCTTAAATTTAGCAATTTTTACcaaaagttaacatgaaaaaTTCCTGGAATTTGTCCACAATGATTACCGGCAGGAACTGCAACGATTGTGTGATAGGTCCAAAGTCCTTTAAATCACCTGTTGTGGTTAAAAGGGGAAAAAACTATATTAGAGTATAAGATATTTGGCTTGATTTACTACTAAGACCTAACCGAAAAGACAGCTCTTCTACatctaaaatgaaaaacaaaacatatccCAGAACTCAACCTAAACCTAATTCTGCAAGACTAAGCGTAATTGCAGTGAGCTTGCGCAGACATGAGCGCACCTCCCCTCCTACTACAGACCCCGGGAGAGGACGTGATGCATGCATAATAAGATATATATAGTCAGCCTTTCATTTCTAGCCAAATACAACATatgaaaactaataaataaaatctaAAATATAATTTTGCGAATCTGAACAAAGTCCAAAGGTAAAACCTTTTTTCTGCTTTGCAACCCTGTACGATTCCTAAGCCATCAATCGAAATGTTATTTATCTTCTAGTGTAAAGTGTGATAAATAGTTTCACTTGCCGTCGTCCCACCACCGCGTCTCGAAAACGCGAAAACGCTCGAATTTACGTACAGGACGCGCATGCGCACACAAGGCCTTTAAATCTAGACGCGTCATCGTTCTTCGGTAAAGTACGAAATAATccgtgttttgcattgttcacgTGAAATGAATGCAGGTGCCCGCTGTTGAGTTCGTTTGGGCTTTGCAGACGATATATGCAAATTTGTTGTTTCGGGCTGTACTACCGTGCATTTCTGTGCGATGTGACGGTGGAAGCGGTATTGCGTACTTCTCCGACACTCCGTAGTGCGCAGACATTTAAGCGCGGGCACTTACTTAGAATGCGCTCCTCCGGCTAATACAGCTGTAAATCGCCCGGCCCATGTCAAACATCTGGCTCCTTACTGCCGGCGTGTCTCTGATGGTCACGGTTCGGACTATGACTGCCACAGCTGGATCTTTCGGGGGTGCTGGGTTGGGCGTTGCCGTAGCGCCCCGTATGCTCAGACTGGCAGCGGTCCCGGGGAGTCAGCCTCGTCGTACGAATGATCTGCTGATGCTCCGGCCTTCCTGCGCCCAAGATCAGCGATCCTCCGAGGACCAAAGTCGCCATGTCGTTTTTTTCCCCGGGGACATACAGGTGAGAGGGAAAACCAGCATCTGGGGGGGCTCACTTCACATTGCAGTCCAAAATGTGAGTCTTCCAAATACAAAGGATGGCTAGTGATATATAAAACTCGGTTAGATGTACAACAGTCTTAATAGAGTACGAGGACGCGTAACTAAACTTGATTACGTAAAGACACGTGTATATCATGTGACTTCTGGGCCTTGGAATCTTGGCCACATCTTTTGTAAAAAAAGAAGTCAAAGAATTTGTGTATGTGGTTTAATACCGCTAGATTGTATGATGTGTTAAAACGTTAGTCTGTGAAGTTAGTAAATATAAACTTGGCAGTAAGATTTGACATTTTCCAATGGTGATTTTAAAAAATAGCTGCAGTTACTATGTCATTCCCCTCTTATGTGTCATCATGtccctgtttctctgtctctctgccccctctgtCCCCTGCCTCCCTGTATCCAGAACTTTGAGCAGGAGATGGCCCACCAGGCGGAAGGAGCCCAGTGGCAGCGCTGGAGCTTTGAGCGCGTAGCACTGATCCTGGGACAGCGATTCCCCGGTCACTATATCTGGGTGGTGCGGGCCGCTTGCATGTACCTGCACAAGTTCAGCAGTTACTGCAACTTTGTGGAGAGCAACATGTTTGGCACCCCGGAACATTCCCCTCACTATGGCGCCGTCTGCCACTTGAGGGCGCTGCTGAGGCATGGTCTTCTGCGGGCTGGACTCCTGTCCCCGACCGATGGCTTCCCACCCCCCGGATTCTCCCTGATCGTGGTGGGCTTCAGCAAGGGATGTGTGGTTCTGAACCAAATCGTGCATGAGCTCGAAGCGGCCAGGTCCGACCCGGAGCTGGCCACCTTTCTTCAGCGGATCTCAGAGCTCTACTGGCTcgatgggggacaccctggcggCAGTGGCACCTGGGTGACAGAGCAGCGGGCGCTGGAGGTGCTGGCGGCCAGCGGGGTGGCGCTGCACGCCCACGTCACGCCCTACGAGGTGCAGGACCCCATGCGCGCCTGGGTGGGCCACGAGCACCGGCAGTTCGTGGAGACACTGAAGGAGCTGAAGGCTCGCATCACCAGCACACTGCACTTCCACGATGAGCCCGCCTCCATCGACAACCACTTCCGGGTCATCGAGGAGTTTTGAGGCTCACAGATAACGGGTGGGGGTTTTCAGGCCGGGACTGCCAGCACACAGGCGTTTTTACTGCGTGTGTTTGCACCATCTTTAAGCATGCTACAGATTGTGGATGACGCACCAGATAGGCTCCTATCTCCTGGCAGGACCTGATGGGGCTCTAGGTTTCTGGGCTGTGCTTTGGGAGGGGGGCCGCGGCCCACATTCACATCGAGTTTGTGGTGGGTCGCAGCTCTAGGGTACATTCAGGGCAGAGTGACCCAAATCTGTGCACCGAGCTCCAAGAAGTACAGAGCCCGTTTAGCGTTCTGCTCCAGTTCCATTCCCGCTGAGGAGAACAAGCCCTTTTGTTTGCTGTTCTGTTTTGTAATGGCTGTAGTCGCTAGCTGGTATTCATCAGAAAGCCTTTGTACTTTGGGCAAACCGGCGACTCCCTGCCACACGGAAGTGCGCAATCCGGTTTCTCTGTAAACCGATAGGAAGACCTAATGTGAACGTATTACTCACATTAAACTGGACTGTAGGAAACTTCTCCCAGTGCCTGTGATTTCTGTTTTGCCACAGCGGGGCTGATCACACGGatgcggggaggggaggggagggtagaCAGGAGTGAGCGGTGTGTTTCAGTCAGAGACCTCGGTCACCCTGCTGTGTATTCTAGGGTTAgtcattttacaaaatattgTAAGGTAATTAAGCATCAAGCAGAATCAAGGAAATCAACCACTGAACAGAGGTAAACGACTAGGAAGAACTAATGTAGGATTGTAGGAGGACTTGTGGAAAATTCCTTTTTATCCCTCCTAGAGGGGGCCCTTCGTAATGTCCGGCCGGCAGCCCGGTTACTGTGAATGACGTGCTGAATGTAGCATTGGCCATGCCAGAATTTGCATGCTGGTCACTGAAAATTAGCCCCCCCCTCAGCCTGAGCGTGACCTGAAAGGCTGAGAGAGAGGCTTGATATTTTTCATTCCTTTTTCTTCAGCGCTAAAGATTCAGACAGCGTGACTTGATCTAACTGGATGTTGAGAGGGCTTGAGGGAGCCTCTGAATGACCCACGAGAACAGCAGTACCAGGAAGGTTTCGTCCTGCCCTCAACCACGGGGACCCTTCACAGCAGCCTTAGTTTGTAGTTCTGAGTCCTGCTTTTCAAACCAGTGGGGCTCAAGGCGTCTGGCCCATCATGCTTCTGGTCTCAGGgctgtaaaggtattaaatgatAAGCCtacaatttaaattttatttttttgatgcaTCACATAAAAAATGATAGTGACTGAACTGTAAAAAGTCTTTACTCAAACAACATAAGGAAAATACTCAACTGTCAGACACAGAAATGCATCATGTTATCTTGAAATCACCCAAGAGTTTCTAAGAAAGCACAAATGTGGAAATGAGTAACGGTCTCTGTGAAATGGTAATTTGCTTGACCCGGCCCTTGTCATGTATCGGGGTGAGCACTGACGTCGCCGCTCTCCGGGTGCCCGTGTGCCATGGTGCGAGCGCGGCATGGGGAGAGGCTGTGGAGATCCATCTCCCAAGAGAGCACTGCACTGAACACTGAAGCGAGCGAAAAGTTTCGACACTGCGGTGTGATCCAGTGACGCATGTGGCTAGATTTAAATGTGGCTCATGCTTCTGCAGAAAGCTGACCAGATGTTTTGTATTTTGGAAATTTCCAAATGACAAACCACATTTAAATTTAAGCATGCACTTTACTTTTCTGCAAAATAACAACTGGGAGTGAACCAAGTTCTGTGTAAAATGGACAAATTTAGCATTTTACCATTGATATCGTTGATTGGGGACAGGGGTCCCCTTGGGTTCTGAAAGCTGGTCACCAGTATAGCCACAGAGGTTTCTGGTGTGTCAGGTCACTGTTATGTCTTCCGGATCATTCTGCTCTGCTGGCGCAGTTACAGTTGCGAAGCACTTGGCGGAAATGGTTCCCGCTAACTGCAAAGGCACAGTTTACAGTGAAAGAAAAAAGCCCCCCGAAaagacccccgcccccccagtgtCACTAAAGTATTCTAAAAGCTTTACGGGTATAAAAATAGCAATTTACCATTCTCATTCTTGCTGTTCATATTTCAGGTCTAAggaatattaaattattaaagttcaacatattaacattttaaatgtcacaAAAAGCAACACTATTGGTGTAACCATGttctcaataataataataatatacaataATGAAACATTagcaaaacaagcaaaaaattGCTACAAGATCAACTCAGAAATATTGGTGTGAAGATCAAATAAAGCTGCAATGTCACGTGTTATAAAGAAATACCCCTTAAataccatatatattagtatctGACTGACTGAGGAACTGCTTCCTACTAAATGTCAAAATTTTACGTGTCATTTTAGTATCACTAATGATGTCTGCACAGCCTGTTCTTAGAGGAGATATTTTCTTTCTGTCCTGTCATTCCCTGTACATTTTCTCCTCCTTTAACCGTTGTCCTGCGCTCGTTTCCCAGTTTCAGGTTTGGTGTGCAGGTTGTCATCTGCTCCACTGACAGCTTATGATCCCGGACAACATTATTCTGCTTTAAAATGTTCATCAGCAGCAATGTTTCATCAGCGCCATCTGAAATATGGTTCTGAAATATAAGTATTTACTGACCCTTACCAGCACGTTTGTGTCTATTCATCATCAGTTTGTGTGGGTAAGGTTAGGAAATTTAAGTGTGAGGTCACCTGTGCTACGACCTTATGCAGCAACATGGTCTCATAACCAGTCTGGCACTGTGACCAGAGGGGCTAGAGGCGTCATACAAGGACAAGAGGTGGCACAGGTGGGGTATCTTTTAGTCCTAAACTAGTCCTCcgcgacccccagacagtccacggtcTTGCTCTCTCCCAATTCCTTGGGAGTTAGGAGGGAACGGAAACATGCACCGTCACAGTGCCAGATTATGGGATGCCATTTTGCGGCATAATGCTGTATGCAGAAATCATTAGTGATACTAGAGTGTGGCATTATCCTAAACTACCTGTCCTGCGTAGCTGTCTCTCCATGTTCCACCTGTAGGTCTCCCTCAGTACCGTAAAAACCTGAGGATCGTCACAGACCCCCCCACATTTGCCCAGCAGAAGTCGCAACATCTTTACAACTTTAATTAGAACAACAATATGTACAAATAGCACAATCTTCAAATAATTCATattcaaaaatgtaaaaacctTCTACATACCATTCAATAAAGGCTTTTACCCGAGACATTGGCGCATAGGATTACCTGAAAACCACCGACGGAATTTACCAGCCATGAAGCCCAGGGTACGTTTCTGCTCCAGGATGCTAGGGAGCTACATGTAATAGGGCAGAGGGGCCAGGCAGACGCCTGTGCACAGCGGCCTTTTACCACCTCCAGTCCCAAGTAGGGACACTACAGACTGCACGCCTAGTCGGTATTCATGGACACTTAATATCATTAGCAGTAATTGGGCAGACTGGCCAGTAGCTGGACTGTAACAGCAGCCCAGCGCAAGTCAGGGTGCTGGGTTTACATGGTGAAAAAGGGGCTCCTGGCTCTACTGTGCCCCGAGGTCCCCTGGGCAGACGGCCTGGCGCACGACCACAGACGTCACGGTTTACCGATGGGCGAGCGAGGCTTGGCGTGTGACACCGAGCTGCGTTTCACGGGACGTGCCAAACAAAGACCAAAGCAGCCCACACTGTTTAAAACACAGTTATACGCACATTAAAGTCACCATTTTACAACATCAGCATGTCACGCATGTCCGTACGCAACAAGGACATGGTACAGGCCTACAGTCATCTACTAGATGTGAAGCCCGTCCTCTGGGGGGTGCTGAGCACGGTCACGTGGCGCCCCCTGGCTGCCAGCCATGGGAACGGGCCCACAAAGGCCTCTGGGTAATAATGTTAAAGACAGCTGGTGTGGAAATTACAGCAGGAGCGTGGCGTGGCAATACAGGGGTTAAAAAGACCACTTCACACCATCGAAAAGCATGTTTTTCTAACTTCAGCCTACACAGATTTTTTACTGATTGACATTTATACATGTACCTGAAATGTGGTTATTTAgcttgcacacgcacacacgcacgcacacacacaggtacattcACAGTGAAGGTGACACAGGTGTGTCACTGAGGTGCGAGGGACCAGCAGGTGGGAGATTTTCTGTGAGCGGTGGGTAAGAGGGCGCTGTGGCTGATCTGGGTGGATCTCCAGACTTGAGACTCTCACTAAGACGTGCGGATTCCCTCACGGCCATGTGCTTCCCTTACATAAGATGAAGTcaacagcgccctctgctggaggAAAAACCTCCAAGCTAAACTAGAGGGGTCCCCAGCAATCACACCAGATCAGTAAGAGGGGGCATCTCTGCAGGAAGGCACTGGCGTGTACTTTATCACAGTGGAGGTCGGCTAGGCCTCAGAGGGAAGGGGTTGTGGCTGAACTTCACCGGCCCAGTAGCAGGTCCAGATGCGAGTGTGCCAAGTGTTCAGACGTCATACACACAGCCCACGTTGACGACAGCGTTAGCCTACAAACTCTGTCTGTGGGGAGAGAGGCTGGGAAGCAAATAACCTACGCATCATAAAAACGGCACTCTCTATCAGTTGGGTGCTTCATATTGCCCCCTAGTGGCTGAAGGTGGGAGGACAACAAGAGGAGGGATCATGGCCCCTAACACGTCTGTTTGTCTCACATCTCTAATGTCttatataaaacacacacatgcacacaatggggggggggtacactcCAGTGTCAGCAGACTCCCCTCATGGCACTGCATGGCCCACGCAAAGGGACCCAAAGCCTGGCAGCAAAAAAACAGAGCGGAGACCCAGGAATGATGGGAAGGGGGGCGGGGCTTCtgaggggggagggtgaggtaaagGAGAAAAAAGCAGGCCAACTGGAGAACTTCACTTCACTCATGGTCAAATAAGGCTTGGATTACctccaaataataaaaaaaggtaCTTCACATGATAACAGTCAAAACTCACCATATCTTATCAAAAGACGATGATGAAAATCA
Coding sequences within:
- the ftcdnl1 gene encoding formiminotransferase N-terminal subdomain-containing protein isoform X1, with the translated sequence MQNTDYFVLYRRTMTRLDLKALCAHARPVRKFERFRVFETRWWDDGDLKDFGPITQSLQFLPHLGSVTSPRFRVMSLSAVTRRMVTCLLNISEARNRDIVDKVARAAVFHKHGGWREGSTVLNIFNDHGYNRSVITIVASIDDIGEAVLSACEQALDMIDMRGHVGAHPCMGAVDLVPLYPLGEDVGLEECGREARELAGRLTRRVPGTAAFYFGMADDPSHRGLAQRRKEVGWFRNNHDLSRVRPDVGGTPESRYGLTGVGASPYVMNCNVTLGTQDLNVGHRVAASLRESSPGGIPGVQVLALPHEGAVEIACNVESVPGAPPADHWPTFSIRGQQFWHAPASLISTHVKQLAGRYGVVTKGTVLVGFTPQECKGLAVQAITQGIGEYWKHQRAIFM
- the ftcdnl1 gene encoding formiminotransferase N-terminal subdomain-containing protein isoform X2, with amino-acid sequence MSLSAVTRRMVTCLLNISEARNRDIVDKVARAAVFHKHGGWREGSTVLNIFNDHGYNRSVITIVASIDDIGEAVLSACEQALDMIDMRGHVGAHPCMGAVDLVPLYPLGEDVGLEECGREARELAGRLTRRVPGTAAFYFGMADDPSHRGLAQRRKEVGWFRNNHDLSRVRPDVGGTPESRYGLTGVGASPYVMNCNVTLGTQDLNVGHRVAASLRESSPGGIPGVQVLALPHEGAVEIACNVESVPGAPPADHWPTFSIRGQQFWHAPASLISTHVKQLAGRYGVVTKGTVLVGFTPQECKGLAVQAITQGIGEYWKHQRAIFM
- the ftcdnl1 gene encoding formiminotransferase N-terminal subdomain-containing protein isoform X3, with amino-acid sequence MQNTDYFVLYRRTMTRLDLKALCAHARPVRKFERFRVFETRWWDDGDLKDFGPITQSLQFLPHLGSVTSPRFRVMSLSAVTRRMVTCLLNISEARNRDIVDKVARAAVFHKHGGWREGSTVLNIFNDHGYNRSVITIVASIDDIGEAVLSACEQALDMIDMRGHVGAHPCMGAVDLVPLYPLGEDVGLEECGREARELAGRLTRRVPGTAAFYFGMADDPSHRGLAQRRKEVGWFRNNHDLSRVRPDVGGTPESRYGLTGVGASPYVMNCNVTLGTQDLNVGHRVAASLRESSPGGIPGVQEI
- the c16h2orf69 gene encoding mitochondrial protein C2orf69 homolog — its product is MSNIWLLTAGVSLMVTVRTMTATAGSFGGAGLGVAVAPRMLRLAAVPGSQPRRTNDLLMLRPSCAQDQRSSEDQSRHVVFFPGDIQNFEQEMAHQAEGAQWQRWSFERVALILGQRFPGHYIWVVRAACMYLHKFSSYCNFVESNMFGTPEHSPHYGAVCHLRALLRHGLLRAGLLSPTDGFPPPGFSLIVVGFSKGCVVLNQIVHELEAARSDPELATFLQRISELYWLDGGHPGGSGTWVTEQRALEVLAASGVALHAHVTPYEVQDPMRAWVGHEHRQFVETLKELKARITSTLHFHDEPASIDNHFRVIEEF